The Aspergillus luchuensis IFO 4308 DNA, chromosome 4, nearly complete sequence DNA window CACTCTCACAAGAGTACCACTGAGAATCACCCTCCTCGGTCCACATGGCGAAGTCCTCGATGGTAATGTCGTAGCAAGGGGCACCATCGGCACAGATCACCTTGACAGGACCACGCTGAGCACCGTAGGCTTCGGTTCCCTTCCAGTTCTTGACAGTGATGTTGCTCAACTGAACACCATCGCCGTCCACCGCGCTCATACTGGCCCAGTAGCTGTCGATATCCAGGGAGTAAGCGTTGCCGTGGCCTGTTTACAGACAGAAAGAACTCCCAGTTAGCATCATCGGGGGACACATAATGTTGCGTAAGATATTATTCACCAATGAAGTTCTCGAGGAGGACATTCTCGACGAAGCCGCTACCTCCGTTGCTCTTAATCAACATCATGTTGTTCGAGTTCCAGGTGTAAATGTTGCGGTAAGTGATGTCGCTAACATTGGTATCAGAGCCGAACGAGCCCATACCACAGCCACCGCTCCAGTTGCAGTAGATGCTTTCAATAAGGATGTTCTTCGACGGACTCTATGATTGACGGTTAGTTTAAGACTTCCTTACGGGACACATATTGCCGGGATGGCCATACCTTAACAGTGACACACTCGTCCTTGTTCGTCACCTCGACCTATCCAGAGAGTTAACtacctgcatgcatgcaggcaACATTCTGCTCTTCAGTACTCACATCATGGACCCAGATGTTGTTACTCCAAACATCAATACCATCCAGACCACCGTGGTTACCGCCGCGGATTGCCATGTTGTAGATTTCGCCATTGGTGCAAGTGTCGAGAGAGAAGTGGAACGAGGGGGAGTCAACCAGGATGAAATCGTGGACCGAGAAGTCTGTAACCTCATACAAACGCAGCAGACGAGGGCCGCTCCAGTTATCATCAGCATGGAACTCGTAGCCCAGACCCTGCATGGCACCTTCGGAGGTGCTACTGAAAAGTTCGAAGTCGCTGGAGTGTTCGATATAGATCATGTTGCCGCCGTCCGTTCCAGTACGGTAGATGATTCCATCGATCTGCAGAGCCCATGCCTCACCTCCGCTCAACCTCGCCCAGGTGGAGAGAGCATAGTCACCAGAGGGGACATAGACGAGACCACCAGACTTGCAGTCAGCAAAGGCGGATGCCAACGGCGCACCCAAGTCAGTAGACTTATCCGCCACAGCACCATAGTCCAAAACGTTGCAAGTTTTGGTAGCTGCCTTGGTGGACGCGGAAGTCAGAGGTCCCACGGAACCGGAGAGCTGCGCAGCAGCAAAGATGGGCGCCAGGCccaggaaagagagaaaagagcgCTTGTCGAGAAGCATGGTGCTTCGTCGAGCTATaatgaaagaaaggaacGTGAGGGTTACAAAAAAAAGAGTGAAAGGAAGTGAGTTTAAACACCCCTAAAGAATGAACATTGAGATATCCAACGGACTATGCCCACAGCAGGGGTTCCCAGGCGCTCTCTTTATAGGTAAAAGCTGTTCAAGCATTTCTCTGACAGTAGTCTATTTCCCGCTGTcatctttctatttctagaACGTTTTGCCGGTGCCATACCGGCAACCTCTGACACAACAAGACTGAACTAGACGAAGCTATCGATACTATTGCTGGAACCCTTGAAGCAATTTTCCTGGATGTGGAAGTAGTGGCACAATCCAAAACATCGAAAGAGCGGGATCGATGCGCTATCTCCCGGTTGAGACTTGCTCCATGCTTAGGGTGTTTGTCTTAGATAATTTGAATGGAGCATTGGCCCCGCCCAGAGACTCAAATTGATTGAAGGGCTTAAGGAGGCATCGATACTGTACAGTTTGCTCCTGATCGGACCATCGGGCAAGCCTTGAAAGACTATCGTAAGCGGAAGATGCAAGAGTCCTTTGATGAAGCTAACTGATAGCAGACGACTCAGCATTTATTGTGCAATCAAAATGCAAAATCCTTTACCACTTGCTAGACAGAAAATTTCGAGCTTCCATAGAGATTGCTGGgaacttccccttcccctacCTCAACGAAGGGTGGAGCTTCAATCTGAAACGCCCGAGGTCAAGACTAAGCTGGTGGCCCATAGCACTGATCAGGGGATTGGGCGGAGACTCTCAATCGGCGCATAAGCTCTTAAGCAGGGTCTGCCGTGCATGCTAAATTGCAATATACTCTAGATGATTTCCGTTTGGATTTCAAAGAGATATATTGAGCCAGCCCGTGTGGTTGCCGGTGCCATTAGGTCCAATGCTAGATGGTACAGGTGTAGCTTTGTGGTTATTGAAAAGaaatgaggaggatgctgaCCCTGCCGAGTGGTGGGCTCGGCGCTAGTAAGCCCATGCTTGCCGACCGGACTCAGTTGCCTCTTCGGAATGTCGCCGGCCCAACCCTGCGGTTACAACTGAATCCCCTCTCTCCAGTCAGGACCAGTGGCTATTACGATCGTGATCTAAAACGCTAAGAATCCAAACACAGGAAGACAAACTTGTTTTCACCGATTCATGAAGCTCTatgattaaatatatagccATGTCTGCCCGCCCCGCAACAACATTCGACAATCCAGGGCGAGAATGAGTAGTAATATACAATGAGGTTCTCGTTGCTATTCATTGCCGGCATTCAAACCAGGCCGACTCCTCAGAAAAAGAGTATATGCAAACCTGATGTGAAGGACATCACTGCAGACCACCGTGACCGCGCACCCTGAAAGATGAACAATTAGCACTGGCACCTTTATCGGGTAAATACACAACGGAGAGCACTCACAATTTACAGGTTCTGACCGAGAGT harbors:
- the rhgB gene encoding putative extracellular rhamnogalacturonase (CAZy:GH28;~COG:G;~EggNog:ENOG410PHHF;~InterPro:IPR000743,IPR012334,IPR011050;~PFAM:PF00295;~SECRETED:SignalP(1-21);~go_function: GO:0004650 - polygalacturonase activity [Evidence IEA];~go_process: GO:0005975 - carbohydrate metabolic process [Evidence IEA]), whose translation is MLLDKRSFLSFLGLAPIFAAAQLSGSVGPLTSASTKAATKTCNVLDYGAVADKSTDLGAPLASAFADCKSGGLVYVPSGDYALSTWARLSGGEAWALQIDGIIYRTGTDGGNMIYIEHSSDFELFSSTSEGAMQGLGYEFHADDNWSGPRLLRLYEVTDFSVHDFILVDSPSFHFSLDTCTNGEIYNMAIRGGNHGGLDGIDVWSNNIWVHDVEVTNKDECVTVKSPSKNILIESIYCNWSGGCGMGSFGSDTNVSDITYRNIYTWNSNNMMLIKSNGGSGFVENVLLENFIGHGNAYSLDIDSYWASMSAVDGDGVQLSNITVKNWKGTEAYGAQRGPVKVICADGAPCYDITIEDFAMWTEEGDSQWYSCESAYGSGFCLQDSDDHVSYSATTSTVDSAPSGYSATSMAADLTTDFGSTVSIPIPTIPTSFYPGATPYSALMADSAFTAAASSLASHATVSSSSVSVAASVPSAVAPSESIPAATSAVVSSAAAVAPSPAVGAQEGSTTSAPSFAAPSGAGNSPQGPSGASGFGQKGQQGEQGGQGEQGEQGGQEVCYV